From Pedobacter aquae:
CTTCTTGATTTGTAAAGAGAAAATCAATACCTAAATGTTCAGTATGATGTCCGCCCTTTAATAAAATATTCCCGTATCTGGCCCATTCTTTTGTTGCTTCTAGTACCTCTTTATTTTGTGATAGTATTTTCATTTCTAGGTAATTGGGTGTTATTAATTCAACCTTAGATAACAGTTTTTTCCACGATTGTTCTCCGTCATAACTCATAAAATCAAAACCTGATGAACTTTTAAGAACAGGGTCTACTATAATCTTTATATGAGGGAGTTTATCTTTAAGAAAATCAACTATTTGTAGTAATAAATCAATATCCTTTACAATACCTATTTTACAAGCTTGGATAGGATATGTAGCAACTAAAGGCTCTAGCTGTTTCATGATTTGATTCTCATCAAGCCAATTGAGCTCATATACATTTGCTTCATCTTGTACAGTAATGGCAGAACTTACTCCAAAACCATAAACCTTTAATTGCTCAAAAACTTTACAATCAGCTATTAAGCCTGCTCCTGCACTAGGGTCTAAACCTGCAATACTTAATACATAGGGTCTTGTTGTAGGCATAACGATTTTAATAGTTTAAATTCCTCAACAGGGTTTACGGCTTCCCAAATAGCGCCTAAAACTGCCGCTCCTTTAAATTCTAAAGCATTTAACTGCTGTATATTAGCTTTCTCCACTCCTCCAACCGCAAAAACTGGAAAATCATTTCTTTTTAAAGCATTTATCCAGTTATCATGAGATTTAGCCATATAGCCAATTTTTGAAATACTGTTAAAAACAGGCCCCAGAAAAGCATAATCAAAATGAGCTAAAGTTTGAATATCCTTTGCATCATGTATAGAAGTGCTTAAAGTAAAGCCTTCTAACTTTAATTGTGCCAGTTCTAAAGAGCTACTGTAATGCCTATCTCGCTCTTTAAAATGCAAATGTTTGATATCAAAATCTTTCACCAAATGATGAAATTGGTGTAAAGCTATTTTAGCTAAATCAGCTTTATCAAAGGCATTTAGAAAGTCTTTACACTGCTCTAGAGTTGCCTTGGGCTTACGGAAATGAAATTTAGTTAAACCATTATTAAATAACTGTTTAACTAAATCCACTTCATCATAAACTTCAACAGGATTAGAAATAACGACTAATTCCATTACAGATAAATTTCGCTTCCTTTGGCTGTAAATTCTTTAGCTTTTTCTTCCATACCTTTTTCCAAAACTTTGGTTTCATCTAAACCGTTTTCTGCGGCATAAGCTCTTACATCTTGCGTAATCTTCATTGAGCAAAAGTTTGGCCCACACATAGAGCAGAAATGAGCAATTTTAGCACCTTCAGCTGGCAATGTCTCATCATGAAATTCTTTAGCCGTATCGGGGTCTAAAGACAGGTTAAATTGGTCTTCCCATCTAAACTCAAAACGGGCTTTACTTAAAGCATTATCTCTGTATTGTGCTCCCGGATGTCCTTTAGCTAAATCAGCAGCATGTGCAGCAATTTTGTATGTAATTACACCATCTTTAACATCTTTTTTATTAGGTAAACCCAGATGCTCTTTTGGTGTAACATAACAAAGCATTGCCGTACC
This genomic window contains:
- a CDS encoding thiamine phosphate synthase, which produces MELVVISNPVEVYDEVDLVKQLFNNGLTKFHFRKPKATLEQCKDFLNAFDKADLAKIALHQFHHLVKDFDIKHLHFKERDRHYSSSLELAQLKLEGFTLSTSIHDAKDIQTLAHFDYAFLGPVFNSISKIGYMAKSHDNWINALKRNDFPVFAVGGVEKANIQQLNALEFKGAAVLGAIWEAVNPVEEFKLLKSLCLQQDPMY
- a CDS encoding hydroxymethylpyrimidine/phosphomethylpyrimidine kinase, with translation MPTTRPYVLSIAGLDPSAGAGLIADCKVFEQLKVYGFGVSSAITVQDEANVYELNWLDENQIMKQLEPLVATYPIQACKIGIVKDIDLLLQIVDFLKDKLPHIKIIVDPVLKSSSGFDFMSYDGEQSWKKLLSKVELITPNYLEMKILSQNKEVLEATKEWARYGNILLKGGHHTEHLGIDFLFTNQEVKRFMPSETLVYPKHGSGCVLSAAITSYLALGFCLTESCDLAKTYTEQFLNSEKGLLGYHHL